The stretch of DNA CGTGAGGTTTCCTTGCAAACTTCTTCAATAGAAGCTCTGCTCGCTCCGGTGCAATCCGGTTATGTGAATTTTTAAATAAAGTTTGCAAAAGACCAATTTTGTTTTGACCTTTCTTATATGATTTTCCAAGTCGGTTCAGGTTTTCAAGAAATTGTAAAATAGTATCAACCTCCAGACTGGCATTTACCTTTTTTTCTATTTTTTTCAGATAATATGCCAGTCCGTCAAAATTCAGATATCCCTCCTGTGTAGCATAAAGTACCAAAAGCAAAGCCCCGAAAGGAGGAAGACCCTGAGGCTGTAATTCCTTTAAAACTTCCATTACATAAGGCCTGTATGCGATTGCCCCTACATTAGGGATAGAAATCAGATTATTTTCATGGTATCCTGAATCATCATGGATGTCCTCATCTGTGATCCACTCCCAGAAGTATTCCTGATACGATTGAAAATATTGATTCAATTCCATTCTTTTGCTTTTTCAGTGAGTCGGAATGAGCTTACAGAAAGTTTCCGGAAATCATCTTTAGATATGGGCTGATAATTGCCACTTTCAGTCCATAGCAGCCATTGCTTCAATTCAGGGTTATATTTTTGCTGAAGAAGAATACTTAGGTTTTTAAATTCAAAATCAAAACCAGCAGGTAAAAGATGCCCATCTCTTTCCCAATAAGCTTTCCCGGGAAAACTTAGCAACGGAGTTCCAAGAAACAATGCATAATCATTGATAATAATCCAATCTATTTTATTCAGCTTAAATTGGGGAGTAGCTGCAATGCGATCTTTAATATCAGATACCAAACATAATAATGCTACAGCAGATTGTTCTTCTTCGCTTGATTTTAATTTAACTTTCACCTTTTCATGAATTCCAAAAAAATTCTGATTAGATGGTGGAAAGGTAAGTCGTAACGCTTTATCAATTGGAGACCACAGCAAAGCTGTTGGTACTTTTTTACTTGGAATCAAAGCTCCTCTCCTGAACAATAGCCCATCTCTCAATTCATAAAGTAAAAAGTTTGGCAATTGCTTCAGGTCCGAAGAATCTGCCTGCTCATCTGCAAACCCTTTCAGCCAGATCGTCTCAGCATCTAAAGCAATCTGACCCCCTTTCCAATCACGGATCGAACCCAGAAAATCTTCATCAGCACGAGGCAACTCAGCCCAAAATACTATACACTTTGAAGAATCTTTTGCCATAGACTTTCAATTTCTTGTTGAATAAATTGTTTCTGTTCCTGGTTTTTTATCCAGTCACAACGGGTTTGAAGATATCTTAATTTATCTTTAATCACATTCTGCTCTTCAAAACTTAATGTTCCGCTATTCCATTTTTCAATCAGAATGGTAACATCTTTCATAACTTCTTCAGGATTGGGCGTTCTATTTTGTAAAGCCTGTGGATGGGATTTTTGATGATCATCTTTTTCAATCGTCCTGTTGATGATCCCCTCTAAAATTTCTATTTGTTCTTCCGTATCCCAAATGTGCTTTAATACCCATAGATCGGAAAGAGTTGCTTCATTTCGTCCACAAATCAGAGCGCTCGCAGCAATAAGGTTCTGCAGCTTTACAGCTCTACGGTCAGAAATAGCAATTCCTGTATTCCGGAGATTGATGATCGTATTTAAATACACTTCATAAATCGGTTTCAGATCAATTGTCCTGCAAAGACCTTGCAGTGCTATGATCTCTTCGGTGAGGATTTCAGGAATTTCAGTTTCAATAGTATTTTCTAACTTTCTTCCAGCCAAAAGTACCTGCTGAAGAAGCTCCGGATTAACATAATCAACATTGATCCTGATCAGAAAACGATCGAATAACGCATTTAAGGCTTCATCTTCCGGAAGAGCGTTACTCGCTCCTACAAACATCAGCGCCGGTAAATGTTTTGTTTCTTTTCCACGTTTAAAAATCTTCTCATTTAATGCCATTAAAAGGGAATTCAAGATAGCAGAATTAGCATTGAAAATTTCATCCAAAAATACCAATGAAGCTTCCGGCATCATTCCTTCGGTATTGGTCAAAAGCTCACCTTCCTTCAGCTTTCTGATATCAAAGGGACCAAAAATTTCGTTCGGTTCGGTGAAACGCGTTAATAAATACTCGAAATTTTTACCGTCTTTTACCGTTTGCGCCAACGTTCTTACAATAGCAGATTTTGCGGTTCCCGGAGGTCCATATAAAAAAGCATTTTCTCTTGCCAAAAGGCATATTCCCAGCAAATCAACCACGTCATTTTTCCCTACGAAAGTATTTTTTACATAGTCGAGTACCGTATTGAGTTTTGTAATATTCGGGATCATTTATTTTTTTCGTTAATTATTTTTAGCTCTCGCCAGAACTCATTTTTATAGATTCCGAATTCCGCGATAAGCAATTGGTTAATATAAGGGATCTCAGCCAATTGATAGGCTCTTTTTTCAACAATCCTTTCCAGATATAATTTCTGGTAAGTTTTATCTTCTAGCTCCTTTTCCCAATCTGTTTTTTCAAGATTAAGATCATACCCTATGCCTGAGTAATGAAACTCAGACAAAATATTTTCCAGCAGTCCGATCAAAGGATCCTCAGAATCTAAATCCCGGAGTGCTGTAATGATCTGAGGCAAAAATCGCAACGTTAGATCTGCAGATAGGATGGAGCTAACATTCCTTATCCAACTAAACTGAGGAAACAGCTGGCTTAAATCTTTAGCCGTATTCTCTCTGACTAAATATAACTGTGCAGCATGATAAAGAATCTTCGCCGACCAAATTGCAGCGTCTTTATGATAATTGATGCTCTGTGATAAAAATTCCAGTCTTTCTTTTTCAAATTCAGATTCAAAATAATCTACTGCATCGGCTTCTTCTTTTTTTGATACGGTATACCTATCTGAAAAAATAGTAATGCATTCTTCTTTACGAAGAAGAAATAGGGTATCTAAAAAGGAAGATTTATTTTCCAACATCTAAGAGCCTGTTTAAAAAAGTAATAATAAAAAATAGTAAGGGTTAAAAGTTGCATAAAAATTGTCATTTTAGAGTTGCAAAAGAAAAAAACATCAATGTATCCAACAGACTTAACCCAAACTCAGTGGCAATTTATAAAAAAAGCATTAGATTTTGATGACAGAAAACGAAAATATGATTTGGTTGTCATTTGGAATGCTATCAGTTATTTAGTAAAAACAGGCTGTCAATGGAGACTTTTACCTCATGATTTTCCCAAATGGCAATTGGTTTATTACTATTATTCAAAATGGTCAAATCTGGAGATTTTCGATTTATTATTATCAAAATTGAGAGAGGAAGTACGACGAAACAGGGGTCAGAAAGCGCAGGCAAGTTTAGGAATTATTGACAGTCAAAGTGTTCGTTGGGGAAATAACCGTTCACTCAATGGCTTTGACGGAGGTAAAAAAATAAAAGGAATCAAGAGACACGTTGTGGTAGACAAAAATGGTTTTTTGTTAGCCGTAATGGTAAGTGTAGCCAATGTTCATGACAGTAAGGCTGCATTGTTACTGATCAAAACACTGCGATATTTACTAATTCCGCTTCAGGTAATCCTGGCGGACGGAGGTTATAGAGGAGAGATTATTGAGGAAATAAGAATTAAGTTTAATTATATCATTCAGATCGTAATGCGGAGTGACAAAAAAGTAAAAGGGTTTGAGCCAATTCATAAACGATGGATTATAGAGCGTACATTTGCTTGGTTTGATAACGATAGAAGATTATGCAGAAATTATGAACTCTTAATGGAATCCTCTGAAAACATGGTCAAATTATCCGCCATAAAATTATTACTGAATAAAATTTAAACAGACTCTAACAAAAATAAAATTATTTCTCTGAGAATAAAATTTTTATATGCATGATTCATCATTAAATATCATTTGTTCCTCAGGCTAAATTCAAAGATAAAAAAGAACAGGAAATGAATCCTCTTATTCCTCGGAGTGGGATTGTCAATCTAAAAGTTATTATCTTTGCCCTCATTCAAAATAATATTATGAGTA from Chryseobacterium piperi encodes:
- a CDS encoding AAA family ATPase; protein product: MIPNITKLNTVLDYVKNTFVGKNDVVDLLGICLLARENAFLYGPPGTAKSAIVRTLAQTVKDGKNFEYLLTRFTEPNEIFGPFDIRKLKEGELLTNTEGMMPEASLVFLDEIFNANSAILNSLLMALNEKIFKRGKETKHLPALMFVGASNALPEDEALNALFDRFLIRINVDYVNPELLQQVLLAGRKLENTIETEIPEILTEEIIALQGLCRTIDLKPIYEVYLNTIINLRNTGIAISDRRAVKLQNLIAASALICGRNEATLSDLWVLKHIWDTEEQIEILEGIINRTIEKDDHQKSHPQALQNRTPNPEEVMKDVTILIEKWNSGTLSFEEQNVIKDKLRYLQTRCDWIKNQEQKQFIQQEIESLWQKILQSV
- a CDS encoding IS5 family transposase, with translation MYPTDLTQTQWQFIKKALDFDDRKRKYDLVVIWNAISYLVKTGCQWRLLPHDFPKWQLVYYYYSKWSNLEIFDLLLSKLREEVRRNRGQKAQASLGIIDSQSVRWGNNRSLNGFDGGKKIKGIKRHVVVDKNGFLLAVMVSVANVHDSKAALLLIKTLRYLLIPLQVILADGGYRGEIIEEIRIKFNYIIQIVMRSDKKVKGFEPIHKRWIIERTFAWFDNDRRLCRNYELLMESSENMVKLSAIKLLLNKI